The stretch of DNA ActtgtataaaaataattattgtatttacattgcattttcaAAGAACATTTACACATGttacatatatttatttaacATCGTGAAAAGCATCATTTGAACTCTTTGTTTAAATACATACATGTAGATAAAAACAGTACAAAGAGCATTAAACGGTGAATTAAAATATTGAGAAGAATTCGTTAATATTCGGCTGCAAATGTGCCAAATGATAGCACATGAAGCGAATgctataattataaataaagtGCCACAAATCTTTAATAATACAGTCAGTAGTTATCTAGTCTCGATACTAATTTGTActtctaaaaatataaaataaaacattttataaCATTTCGCTATTTGATCTCTGTCCCTTAATCATTCATTTCATCAGCAACtgttaattaataatttcattataattcgttagaggatttaatattaacaACATCGATTAATCAATTCACaacaatataaattattttaagcTTAATTATTTTGATTTGTTAGTAAGCATGTataaatattacattttttttacaTATCACAATTGGTGCGTAGAAATCCAACAGCCGTGTATTGTGTTCCTCATTAAATTGTATGTTGCACTAATATTTTTGTGTCTAGAAAAATGAATTTCATCATTGAAGTCGTTGGAGTTGTATTTTACAAGACGATTTGCAAATTAAAAAGAAGGGACCCTCTTGTCCAGGTATATACGTTGATGGAATAATATTGTACGTTCCAGCTGGCACATCTTCTAATTCCAGGTAAACAAATCCTGACCTACATATAATAgagtaattaataatttttttattgacACATACACTGTAACTTAATACCTGAATGGGCCAGAACTCTTCATTTTGAATGCACCAGGTGCATCAGTGTCATTTAACACAACCGATACAACATCGAATCCTATTTGATACTGTTTAGGACCTTTCAGAATaatcaataaataattattattatttgaacTTTCCAGTGTTAATTGATATCGCGGATTATTCTGATATGTTGGGTGATTACTACAGCCGCCAGCTGTAACTCCTTTCCACTGGTCATCGGTAATCTGAAGGAAATGATTTATTGTAAGCTCTATGTATTAAGTTGTACGTATAATAAAATTGTtcataaaagaaaaagaatataCCTCCTTTTCGTATTTATAAAAGTTGGGTATCTTTCGTAAAGTGAATGGGCATGTCCCATATGCGCGTAAGGTGTAATATATTGTATTCGTTTTTTCGTATTGCGATACAACTAGAGTATACCGAGAGTCACTTTGAGTGTCGAATTTTATTTTACAGAGGTAATGAGGGCTATTTATTCTCACACCATCAATGTATGGTGGCGGATCgtctataaaattaaattagacaATTATAAATAAAGTATGTAAGTATCTACACGAGGCTAATATAATTAAGTCATATTACTTACGCGGATAATACACTTTTTTACCATTGTTTCGATAAACTAATACTGTTATATATTCTTGATTCTGTCGAAAGTCTGCTATGTCTGTAATGTGTCTTGTAAGAAGAATCCATATTGCTCCTGGAACATTATTCTGCACTTCTAGTAAAAACTGAGGATTATCGCCAATATTGTAAGCATCTTTCACAGGGCCTATTCCTGCATTCCACATTCTGCAACAAAATTATTTTAGATACGtaaaaagaaataagaaaaatatacGCATATTAACAACTTACTGGTGAATGCAATATGTATAGTTAAATAGTCCAGGATTCCAGTTCAAATAAAACACATCGAAAAAACGGCATATACTATCGTAATCGATCCAAAACACGCCATTGTCAAATTGAGATGCAGAATCGGGATCGTAATTTAATGTTTCCTTCAATTCTTTGGTCCAGTGTACCGTGTCAAGTTCGGAATAAtttcctttccatcgtaaatgtgACCAAGGATTTTTGAGTTGTAGCAATCTTTCTCCCTATTAAAGTATTTTAGAAAATCAGACTTCCCTTCACTTTATTATTAAAACGTGTATAAATTCGTAAAAAATAATCACGTTTATTTGTCTGACGTCAAGTACAGCGTATGCATGAGTAGGCACAAGACCTGTTCTATCAGCATCCAAATCAGATAGTTCTCCAGTGGCTACTGTCACTAATACATTCCCTTTGTGTAACCGTGACAATAAAATGTTGAATAAGTTATCTTTATTGAAATCTGGTTCTCCTGGTCTTATTGCCCATCGTTCGGGTATCCAACCAGTTAAAGCATGTAAATCTATATTCTAAAAATGAACGGTTCATTGATAAACAAATATTTCGtgattttattatattaataatgcATTAAGTAAAAGTGAATTTACACTGTTCGAGCCAGGAAAATCATAACCACCCATCACTTTCATATAAGCTTTCTCAAGTAATGAAATCCACAGCTCTCCTTGATTGCTAGAGTAGGAACAAAGTAATTGGTTGTATCGACTTACAGGCAACAAGTCATCTATTATGACTTTGCGTGGAACACCATTAATGTGTAGTTTCACCATGTATTTTCCTAACATAGAATACTCGCAATTTAATCTCTATTGAAATATGAAGCTCTGCAGAAGTGACAATTGAACTACTAAGCTTTACAATTCAGAAACTTTAAATAACTTGAATAAACATGAAGAAACTCTTACCAAATGGATTATAAATTGGTTCCTTATTTCTATTTTGTGGATAAATAATAGACGTGATTAATCTACGCCCAAATCTCTTTTCATACTGAGCACTCACAGCAAGTGAAGCAACAAAAGAGCAATCAGAGACCACCTAAAATTGAACACTACATTAAAGTAACGAAAAGCCATAGGAAAAAGACATCACTAGTTTTTACTAACTGTTTGTTTTATGCTGTAGTAATCGACATGGTGATTCATAAGCATTTTTGGTTCAGAGAACAATTCTTCTGGCCGACACCATCTTCCAAAATCAGGCTTTTGCTTTGGTGCTAATTCTAGTAAACCATCTTTATCAGTAAATGGGATAGCATACTGAAATTTTTCTCCGAGATCAATGTGCATAAAGGGTACAAATTCGTGGTCATTAATATGAGAACTATGAAGTAGAACTTTCTTCTCCTCTTCCGTGTAATTAGCACTACCGCCGCTCACTTTCAGATGTGCACTACTTCCGCGATGAAGAGGTGGACGAGCTTGTTGCCCTAAAACAGATTAATTgataagtaaaattaattaaagaaaataatatagtaactgtaaaattaaaaattcctgTTACCTGCACTGCTAGAAGTTGTTGTAGTTGTTGTTTTAGGTGGTGCATCATCTACATCCACATCCAAATTTGTTTCTGGTACAGAAGGTAATTTAGAAAGTGTTTCGATAATATCATGGCTCTCTTTTGGTTTTAGACCTTTTAAAGATTCTGCTCTGTCAAGAGCAAGTCGAATGAGAGCtgttaatttttctttaaactCTGCATCAGTAGTTTTCTGCAATTACAAAGTGAAATGAAGTTACTTTGCAATGTTTGGAATTAAAAAATGATATCACATACAATTTTAAGTCCCTGTTCAGCAGCATCTGTATATAATTTCACAGCTATATCTTTCAAGCCAGCTTCATCTGCATCTTGTGCTTGATTCAAAAGAAACTTGCATCTTTGTAATTCTGACTGATGTACAGGTTGAGCTTTGTGACTCTTCTGTTCCTCTTCAGTGACTATAAAGTATTAAAACAATATATTACTGATTTGTACACACATACTGTTACATGTATTAACAATATACTTACTAAGATGTTGTATTGTTGTTATCCTGTCCTGATACTCTAAAATTTTTTGATCATATACAGGATCTTGTAATCTTGTAAGACATTTCACagcaatattataataatacagAGCTTGCTTATACTGATTGTTACTGTCAAACTGTACAGCTTTTCGTGCTGCACTTTGTGCATCCGCTAAGGTCATTGTTATAAATTCTTATTGTCCAAATTATGCTACAATTAATACtctgaaacaaataaatgcttTTAATATTTAGCAAAATGATTCATTTGCttctaattttattcaatttaaacTGAGTGCTCTCATTGTTTACTTAGCATTACATTTTATCAACCTACCGTGCTTTTTATGTTACAATATTTCATATCACATACATAATTATGTGAATTTTGATATATTTTACAATACCTACGCCtaaaaatttcattaattaCGGAATTCCTTGATAATTATCACTGTTTCATGACAAATTGGGTTGGTTAGGTACCACACTACGATACTACTGACTACACTATAttctatatatatttatacaagTATTGGTAGCGTGTCACCTACACGTTTAGCAGTGTCATATACGATATTATCGTAAACAGTACCAAGGAATTCTACGAAAAGAAAAATTTACGAATTCTGAATCACACGAGACGTCTGAATATACAGAGTGTAAGTAATTTTGCAAAAGCATTTAATTTTGCAATTACAAAATGAAATTAAGGTTTGCAGTACTGCTTACATTTGATACAAACTTGTATGAATATTGGTTAATTGTGAAACACATGGCATTGACATAGCATTAAGCAAGGAATCCTTAAGTTTCTCTTTTTGTAAAAAACATAAAATTCTTGTAGAGCTAGTGGTTCACAACAAAAATGGACATTcagaaaagaaagaagaacTATTACCAAAATAATGGAAATACACAGAAAAAACGTAAGCAGTTTATTCTGGAACCAGGCATTACAGGATTTTTATGCACCTGCAATTTCCATGAGAAAGATTGCGTCCGTGATGCTTATAAATTACTCAATGAATTTGCTGATGAGATTTATGGATCAGATGCCATAAAGGTATGGTGGAATTGAATGACATAAGAATGAAAGGAGGCAGAGagacatcaaatttctttttaattcaaGGATTCTGATAATGAGAATGCTAAAGTAAAAAAAGAAGATGATTCTGCTGCTGAGGCAGAGGAAGATAATAAAGAAGATGATATATCAATAGCTTTAAACAAAGAAATTAATGAATTGAAAGCAGAATATGCAAAaccagtgaatgccagaagattTCAGGTAAATATCTTGTGAAGAGccttatttttcattttgagAATTAAATATAACTTAAGATATAATCTCTTCATGATTCTTTTATCAGGCAGTTGATACAGGTGTGAAAAATGTAGTTTTCATAAGGAGTACCTTGCCTAATCCATTGGAACTAGTCACTAAAATTATTACAGAATTAGATAGGACTAAGCAACAACGTACAAGGTTTTTATTAAGACTACTTCCTATTGAAATTGTATGCAAAGCATACATGAGTGACATAAAACAGAAAGCAAATGCAATgcttgaaaaatattttgcacAAGAACCAAAAACCTTTAGTATAGTATTTAAGTAAGTTTTCCTTAAATATGAGTGCAAATTTTGATACTAAAAATGATGTATTAAAATATGTGGTATGATTTACAGTCGTCACAGTAACAATAGCATACAAAGAGAGGAGATTATTGAAGACCTGGcagaaataataaacaaaaagaatCCTGGAAACAAGGCTGACTTAAAGAATCCAGAACTTGCTGTGATAGTTGAAGTGATACGTGGTATATGTCTTATGTCTGTTGCACCAAATTATTATAAGTTCAAGAAATACAATTTATTAGAAATATGTAATACAAAGGAACCTTCAAACACTGCAAAGGTAATAAGAAATAGTTTCTTGAAGAGGAAATTTTTGTATCATGAAAATTAATGCCTCTGATTTCTAGAAAAAGGATAAAGAAGAAAGCAAAGATTCTTCAAAATTGACTGAAGAAGGGAATACAAGCGTATCAGAAAAGACAACTGAGAATACCAAGGAATCCAGTGATTAACATATGTAATGAACTTAATAACTGCACATACAGTAACTTTTCTACTGTAATTGTTTTCTTTTCACAGTCATAAAAATGTATGTAACATacaattctttttttaataaacGTTTTATACTCTAAAacgataaaatattttatgaccAAACCTATATCAATTCAGAAGTGTTataaatgaagaaaataataaaattaattaaatttaattttgttatcatccgcaaaataaataaattgtatCAAAACTATCATTACAAGGTCCCATGGTGTAATGGTTAGCACTCTGGACTCTGAATCCAGCGATCCGAGTTCAAATCTCGGTGGGACCTatctttttaaaaaaaaagatttttttcttttacttttGCTTTCTTTATACTACAGATAAAGATATTAATAATGAGCTTTAGTTAAAAACACTAACAATCCTGTAAAAAGATGttgaaaacaaa from Calliopsis andreniformis isolate RMS-2024a chromosome 2, iyCalAndr_principal, whole genome shotgun sequence encodes:
- the LOC143185101 gene encoding calpain-7 isoform X1, which codes for MTLADAQSAARKAVQFDSNNQYKQALYYYNIAVKCLTRLQDPVYDQKILEYQDRITTIQHLITEEEQKSHKAQPVHQSELQRCKFLLNQAQDADEAGLKDIAVKLYTDAAEQGLKIKTTDAEFKEKLTALIRLALDRAESLKGLKPKESHDIIETLSKLPSVPETNLDVDVDDAPPKTTTTTTSSSAGQQARPPLHRGSSAHLKVSGGSANYTEEEKKVLLHSSHINDHEFVPFMHIDLGEKFQYAIPFTDKDGLLELAPKQKPDFGRWCRPEELFSEPKMLMNHHVDYYSIKQTVVSDCSFVASLAVSAQYEKRFGRRLITSIIYPQNRNKEPIYNPFGKYMVKLHINGVPRKVIIDDLLPVSRYNQLLCSYSSNQGELWISLLEKAYMKVMGGYDFPGSNKYRFTCFNWLDTRTMGNKTRRTRFQ
- the LOC143185101 gene encoding calpain-7 isoform X2, with protein sequence MTLADAQSAARKAVQFDSNNQYKQALYYYNIAVKCLTRLQDPVYDQKILEYQDRITTIQHLITEEEQKSHKAQPVHQSELQRCKFLLNQAQDADEAGLKDIAVKLYTDAAEQGLKIKTTDAEFKEKLTALIRLALDRAESLKGLKPKESHDIIETLSKLPSVPETNLDVDVDDAPPKTTTTTTSSSAGQQARPPLHRGSSAHLKVSGGSANYTEEEKKVLLHSSHINDHEFVPFMHIDLGEKFQYAIPFTDKDGLLELAPKQKPDFGRWCRPEELFSEPKMLMNHHVDYYSIKQTVVSDCSFVASLAVSAQYEKRFGRRLITSIIYPQNRNKEPIYNPFAIKESCGFHYLRKLI
- the LOC143187277 gene encoding THUMP domain-containing protein 1; translation: MDIQKRKKNYYQNNGNTQKKRKQFILEPGITGFLCTCNFHEKDCVRDAYKLLNEFADEIYGSDAIKDSDNENAKVKKEDDSAAEAEEDNKEDDISIALNKEINELKAEYAKPVNARRFQAVDTGVKNVVFIRSTLPNPLELVTKIITELDRTKQQRTRFLLRLLPIEIVCKAYMSDIKQKANAMLEKYFAQEPKTFSIVFNRHSNNSIQREEIIEDLAEIINKKNPGNKADLKNPELAVIVEVIRGICLMSVAPNYYKFKKYNLLEICNTKEPSNTAKKKDKEESKDSSKLTEEGNTSVSEKTTENTKESSD